A window from Primulina eburnea isolate SZY01 chromosome 2, ASM2296580v1, whole genome shotgun sequence encodes these proteins:
- the LOC140824426 gene encoding uncharacterized protein has protein sequence MILSPYFVLPCWKSTSMKAMVVKKDWVSSSLEEREIKMPEIKDNEVIIQVCACGVNSGDIIDLVTCEDGICPGLECSGIIEAVGRNVHRWKVGERVCAILEGGGYAEKVAVLENFLLPLPDDIDLHDAAGLPYASCCIWLALFKVCNPNTVEDTLKDKRILIREGTSGIGSLAIQYAKFLGLTVIASAGSSDEFSLCHDYGADFCVDHTSTDFAWEVVTKVDYLGVDFVLDYGASDLQRNIECCRPGGKVCIVDLHGMVSNSIDLAMLQKRHAEIKVFDVRSRDLGYKASVIAGVRTHLWPAVLKKNVIPEVGNRRFAVTEAQKALNLLQKNDNIGKIIVYMNFEKTSHHVKMD, from the exons ATGATACTCTCTCCGTATTTTGTTTTGCCTTGCTGGAAATCGACCTCGATGAAAGCGATGGTAGTTAAAAAAGACTGGGTCTCGAGTAGTTTAGAGGAGCGAGAAATTAAAATGCCTGAAATTAAGGACAATGAAGTAATCATTCAGGTGTGCGCCTGTGGCGTCAATAGTGGTGATATAATTGATTTGGTTACATGTGAGGATGGTATCTGCCCAGGCCTTGAATGCTCTGGAATAATCGAAGCAGTTGGAAGAAATGTCCATCGTTGGAAAGTTGGAGAAAGG GTTTGTGCCATTCTCGAGGGAGGAGGGTATGCTGAAAAAGTTGCTGTGCTGGAAAACTTTCTTCTTCCATTGCCTGATGATATTGATTTACATGATGCTGCAGGCTTACCTTATGCATCATGCTGCATATGGTTGGCTTTATTCAAAGTGTGTAACCCCAACACAGTTGAAGACACACTTAAAGATAAAAGAATACTG ATTCGTGAAGGTACTAGCGGGATCGGTTCACTGGCAATACAATATGCAAAGTTCCTGGGCTTAACAGTTATCGCCTCCGCAG GAAGTAGCGACGAGTTTTCACTGTGTCATGATTATGGAGCTGACTTTTGTGTTGATCACACATCGACAGACTTTGCGTGGGAGGTTGTCACGAAAGTTGATTATTTAG GCGTTGATTTTGTTCTTGATTACGGAGCTTCCGATCTTCAAAGAAACATTGAGTGCTGTCGTCCTGGGGGTAAGGTTTGCATTGTGGATTTGCATGGAATGGTATCTAATAGCATAGATCTTGCTATGCTACAAAAACGACATGCTGAAATTAAag TTTTTGATGTACGATCTAGAGATTTGGGTTATAAAGCTTCTGTGATTGCTGGAGTGAGAACTCATTTGTGGCCTGCCgttcttaaaaaaaatgttatccCTGAAGTGGGGAATCGTCGTTTTGCGGTGACTGAAGCTCAAAAAGCTTTGAACCTTTTACAGAAAAATGATAATATTGGGAAGATTATTGTGTATATGAATTTTGAGAAGACCAGTCACCATGTTAAAATGGACTAA
- the LOC140816122 gene encoding uncharacterized protein isoform X1, which yields MKVVDFETPGDPDVLQIGARELPNLALLTCHIIIQVAAAGLNVHDTWIRQGTLVYRFRSRPCLGYECSGKVVAVGSGVNEFKVGDEVCAFLGNDGGAYAEFVRVSPSNVLRIPSRVSLVEAAALPKASQLTYFALSVLTNVTLGDTVLIHETAAAIDVIAIQYVKHIGCEVFAVAGTEEKLRYCKMLGADVCINYRKEDFCKCAKAETGGKGVNIILDVSGRDNFQKNMDCLARGGSLVISGFKTGSLVELDLSSLMKKDISVIGADIWNLNHRRMSQLWSDVAEKIWPLIENGRIKPIIGKIFTFAEAADAHRAFEECSIFGKLLLVPE from the exons ATGAAGGTTGTGGATTTTGAAACACCAGGTGATCCTGATGTTCTTCAAATTGGAGCAAGAGAGCTTCCAAATCTCGCTCTTCTTACCTGTCATATAATCATACAAGTAGCAGCGGCTGGACTAAATGTTCATGACACTTGGATCCGACAGGGTACTCTTGTTTATCGGTTTCGTTCCAGGCCATGTCTTGGTTATGAGTGTTCGGGAAAAGTTGTTGCTGTTGGATCAGGCGTTAACGAATTTAAGGTGGGCGATGAG GTTTGTGCTTTTCTTGGTAATGATGGGGGTGCATATGCAGAGTTTGTAAGGGTTTCACCATCTAATGTTCTGCGAATTCCTTCCAGAGTTTCCCTTGTTGAAGCAGCAGCGTTGCCCAAGGCATCACAATTAACTTATTTTGCTCTTTCAGTGTTGACGAATGTTACCCTTGGCGATACAGTCTTG ATACATGAGACTGCAGCGGCAATTGACGTTATTGCTATTCAATATGTTAAGCATATTGGTTGTGAAGTATTTGCGGTGGCAG GAACGGAAGAAAAGTTGCGGTATTGCAAAATGCTAGGAGCTGACGTCTGCATCAACTACAGAAAAGAAGACTTCTGCAAGTGTGCTAAGGCTGAAACCGGAGGAAAAG GGGTTAACATTATATTAGATGTCAGTGGAAGAGATAACTTtcaaaagaacatggattgtcTGGCTAGAGGTGGGTCTCTTGTCATTTCAGGATTCAAGACTGGGAGTCTGGTGGAACTCGACCTTTCCTCTCTCATGAAGAAGGATATTAGTGTCATAG GGGCGGATATATGGAATCTAAATCATAGACGGATGAGTCAGCTTTGGTCTGATGTTGCAGAAAAAATTTGGCCTCTGATAGAAAATGGACGTATAAAGCCAATAATAGGTAAAATTTTCACCTTCGCTGAAGCTGCGGATGCACATAGAGCCTTCGAGGAGTGTAGTATTTTTGGCAAATTATTGTTAGTTCCAGAATAA
- the LOC140816122 gene encoding uncharacterized protein isoform X2, whose amino-acid sequence MKVVDFETPGDPDVLQIGARELPNLALLTCHIIIQVAAAGLNVHDTWIRQGTLVYRFRSRPCLGYECSGKVVAVGSGVNEFKVCAFLGNDGGAYAEFVRVSPSNVLRIPSRVSLVEAAALPKASQLTYFALSVLTNVTLGDTVLIHETAAAIDVIAIQYVKHIGCEVFAVAGTEEKLRYCKMLGADVCINYRKEDFCKCAKAETGGKGVNIILDVSGRDNFQKNMDCLARGGSLVISGFKTGSLVELDLSSLMKKDISVIGADIWNLNHRRMSQLWSDVAEKIWPLIENGRIKPIIGKIFTFAEAADAHRAFEECSIFGKLLLVPE is encoded by the exons ATGAAGGTTGTGGATTTTGAAACACCAGGTGATCCTGATGTTCTTCAAATTGGAGCAAGAGAGCTTCCAAATCTCGCTCTTCTTACCTGTCATATAATCATACAAGTAGCAGCGGCTGGACTAAATGTTCATGACACTTGGATCCGACAGGGTACTCTTGTTTATCGGTTTCGTTCCAGGCCATGTCTTGGTTATGAGTGTTCGGGAAAAGTTGTTGCTGTTGGATCAGGCGTTAACGAATTTAAG GTTTGTGCTTTTCTTGGTAATGATGGGGGTGCATATGCAGAGTTTGTAAGGGTTTCACCATCTAATGTTCTGCGAATTCCTTCCAGAGTTTCCCTTGTTGAAGCAGCAGCGTTGCCCAAGGCATCACAATTAACTTATTTTGCTCTTTCAGTGTTGACGAATGTTACCCTTGGCGATACAGTCTTG ATACATGAGACTGCAGCGGCAATTGACGTTATTGCTATTCAATATGTTAAGCATATTGGTTGTGAAGTATTTGCGGTGGCAG GAACGGAAGAAAAGTTGCGGTATTGCAAAATGCTAGGAGCTGACGTCTGCATCAACTACAGAAAAGAAGACTTCTGCAAGTGTGCTAAGGCTGAAACCGGAGGAAAAG GGGTTAACATTATATTAGATGTCAGTGGAAGAGATAACTTtcaaaagaacatggattgtcTGGCTAGAGGTGGGTCTCTTGTCATTTCAGGATTCAAGACTGGGAGTCTGGTGGAACTCGACCTTTCCTCTCTCATGAAGAAGGATATTAGTGTCATAG GGGCGGATATATGGAATCTAAATCATAGACGGATGAGTCAGCTTTGGTCTGATGTTGCAGAAAAAATTTGGCCTCTGATAGAAAATGGACGTATAAAGCCAATAATAGGTAAAATTTTCACCTTCGCTGAAGCTGCGGATGCACATAGAGCCTTCGAGGAGTGTAGTATTTTTGGCAAATTATTGTTAGTTCCAGAATAA
- the LOC140816122 gene encoding uncharacterized protein isoform X3, which produces MFFKLEQGTLVYRFRSRPCLGYECSGKVVAVGSGVNEFKVGDEVCAFLGNDGGAYAEFVRVSPSNVLRIPSRVSLVEAAALPKASQLTYFALSVLTNVTLGDTVLIHETAAAIDVIAIQYVKHIGCEVFAVAGTEEKLRYCKMLGADVCINYRKEDFCKCAKAETGGKGVNIILDVSGRDNFQKNMDCLARGGSLVISGFKTGSLVELDLSSLMKKDISVIGADIWNLNHRRMSQLWSDVAEKIWPLIENGRIKPIIGKIFTFAEAADAHRAFEECSIFGKLLLVPE; this is translated from the exons ATGTTCTTCAAATTGGAGCAAG GTACTCTTGTTTATCGGTTTCGTTCCAGGCCATGTCTTGGTTATGAGTGTTCGGGAAAAGTTGTTGCTGTTGGATCAGGCGTTAACGAATTTAAGGTGGGCGATGAG GTTTGTGCTTTTCTTGGTAATGATGGGGGTGCATATGCAGAGTTTGTAAGGGTTTCACCATCTAATGTTCTGCGAATTCCTTCCAGAGTTTCCCTTGTTGAAGCAGCAGCGTTGCCCAAGGCATCACAATTAACTTATTTTGCTCTTTCAGTGTTGACGAATGTTACCCTTGGCGATACAGTCTTG ATACATGAGACTGCAGCGGCAATTGACGTTATTGCTATTCAATATGTTAAGCATATTGGTTGTGAAGTATTTGCGGTGGCAG GAACGGAAGAAAAGTTGCGGTATTGCAAAATGCTAGGAGCTGACGTCTGCATCAACTACAGAAAAGAAGACTTCTGCAAGTGTGCTAAGGCTGAAACCGGAGGAAAAG GGGTTAACATTATATTAGATGTCAGTGGAAGAGATAACTTtcaaaagaacatggattgtcTGGCTAGAGGTGGGTCTCTTGTCATTTCAGGATTCAAGACTGGGAGTCTGGTGGAACTCGACCTTTCCTCTCTCATGAAGAAGGATATTAGTGTCATAG GGGCGGATATATGGAATCTAAATCATAGACGGATGAGTCAGCTTTGGTCTGATGTTGCAGAAAAAATTTGGCCTCTGATAGAAAATGGACGTATAAAGCCAATAATAGGTAAAATTTTCACCTTCGCTGAAGCTGCGGATGCACATAGAGCCTTCGAGGAGTGTAGTATTTTTGGCAAATTATTGTTAGTTCCAGAATAA
- the LOC140816122 gene encoding uncharacterized protein isoform X4, producing MFFKLEQGTLVYRFRSRPCLGYECSGKVVAVGSGVNEFKVCAFLGNDGGAYAEFVRVSPSNVLRIPSRVSLVEAAALPKASQLTYFALSVLTNVTLGDTVLIHETAAAIDVIAIQYVKHIGCEVFAVAGTEEKLRYCKMLGADVCINYRKEDFCKCAKAETGGKGVNIILDVSGRDNFQKNMDCLARGGSLVISGFKTGSLVELDLSSLMKKDISVIGADIWNLNHRRMSQLWSDVAEKIWPLIENGRIKPIIGKIFTFAEAADAHRAFEECSIFGKLLLVPE from the exons ATGTTCTTCAAATTGGAGCAAG GTACTCTTGTTTATCGGTTTCGTTCCAGGCCATGTCTTGGTTATGAGTGTTCGGGAAAAGTTGTTGCTGTTGGATCAGGCGTTAACGAATTTAAG GTTTGTGCTTTTCTTGGTAATGATGGGGGTGCATATGCAGAGTTTGTAAGGGTTTCACCATCTAATGTTCTGCGAATTCCTTCCAGAGTTTCCCTTGTTGAAGCAGCAGCGTTGCCCAAGGCATCACAATTAACTTATTTTGCTCTTTCAGTGTTGACGAATGTTACCCTTGGCGATACAGTCTTG ATACATGAGACTGCAGCGGCAATTGACGTTATTGCTATTCAATATGTTAAGCATATTGGTTGTGAAGTATTTGCGGTGGCAG GAACGGAAGAAAAGTTGCGGTATTGCAAAATGCTAGGAGCTGACGTCTGCATCAACTACAGAAAAGAAGACTTCTGCAAGTGTGCTAAGGCTGAAACCGGAGGAAAAG GGGTTAACATTATATTAGATGTCAGTGGAAGAGATAACTTtcaaaagaacatggattgtcTGGCTAGAGGTGGGTCTCTTGTCATTTCAGGATTCAAGACTGGGAGTCTGGTGGAACTCGACCTTTCCTCTCTCATGAAGAAGGATATTAGTGTCATAG GGGCGGATATATGGAATCTAAATCATAGACGGATGAGTCAGCTTTGGTCTGATGTTGCAGAAAAAATTTGGCCTCTGATAGAAAATGGACGTATAAAGCCAATAATAGGTAAAATTTTCACCTTCGCTGAAGCTGCGGATGCACATAGAGCCTTCGAGGAGTGTAGTATTTTTGGCAAATTATTGTTAGTTCCAGAATAA
- the LOC140816122 gene encoding uncharacterized protein isoform X5 translates to MFMTLGSDRVLLFIGFVPGHVLVMSVREKLLLLDQALTNLRWAMRVSLVEAAALPKASQLTYFALSVLTNVTLGDTVLIHETAAAIDVIAIQYVKHIGCEVFAVAGTEEKLRYCKMLGADVCINYRKEDFCKCAKAETGGKGVNIILDVSGRDNFQKNMDCLARGGSLVISGFKTGSLVELDLSSLMKKDISVIGADIWNLNHRRMSQLWSDVAEKIWPLIENGRIKPIIGKIFTFAEAADAHRAFEECSIFGKLLLVPE, encoded by the exons ATGTTCATGACACTTGGATCCGACAGGGTACTCTTGTTTATCGGTTTCGTTCCAGGCCATGTCTTGGTTATGAGTGTTCGGGAAAAGTTGTTGCTGTTGGATCAGGCGTTAACGAATTTAAGGTGGGCGATGAG AGTTTCCCTTGTTGAAGCAGCAGCGTTGCCCAAGGCATCACAATTAACTTATTTTGCTCTTTCAGTGTTGACGAATGTTACCCTTGGCGATACAGTCTTG ATACATGAGACTGCAGCGGCAATTGACGTTATTGCTATTCAATATGTTAAGCATATTGGTTGTGAAGTATTTGCGGTGGCAG GAACGGAAGAAAAGTTGCGGTATTGCAAAATGCTAGGAGCTGACGTCTGCATCAACTACAGAAAAGAAGACTTCTGCAAGTGTGCTAAGGCTGAAACCGGAGGAAAAG GGGTTAACATTATATTAGATGTCAGTGGAAGAGATAACTTtcaaaagaacatggattgtcTGGCTAGAGGTGGGTCTCTTGTCATTTCAGGATTCAAGACTGGGAGTCTGGTGGAACTCGACCTTTCCTCTCTCATGAAGAAGGATATTAGTGTCATAG GGGCGGATATATGGAATCTAAATCATAGACGGATGAGTCAGCTTTGGTCTGATGTTGCAGAAAAAATTTGGCCTCTGATAGAAAATGGACGTATAAAGCCAATAATAGGTAAAATTTTCACCTTCGCTGAAGCTGCGGATGCACATAGAGCCTTCGAGGAGTGTAGTATTTTTGGCAAATTATTGTTAGTTCCAGAATAA
- the LOC140816122 gene encoding uncharacterized protein isoform X6, which produces MFMTLGSDRVLLFIGFVPGHVLVMSVREKLLLLDQALTNLRVSLVEAAALPKASQLTYFALSVLTNVTLGDTVLIHETAAAIDVIAIQYVKHIGCEVFAVAGTEEKLRYCKMLGADVCINYRKEDFCKCAKAETGGKGVNIILDVSGRDNFQKNMDCLARGGSLVISGFKTGSLVELDLSSLMKKDISVIGADIWNLNHRRMSQLWSDVAEKIWPLIENGRIKPIIGKIFTFAEAADAHRAFEECSIFGKLLLVPE; this is translated from the exons ATGTTCATGACACTTGGATCCGACAGGGTACTCTTGTTTATCGGTTTCGTTCCAGGCCATGTCTTGGTTATGAGTGTTCGGGAAAAGTTGTTGCTGTTGGATCAGGCGTTAACGAATTTAAG AGTTTCCCTTGTTGAAGCAGCAGCGTTGCCCAAGGCATCACAATTAACTTATTTTGCTCTTTCAGTGTTGACGAATGTTACCCTTGGCGATACAGTCTTG ATACATGAGACTGCAGCGGCAATTGACGTTATTGCTATTCAATATGTTAAGCATATTGGTTGTGAAGTATTTGCGGTGGCAG GAACGGAAGAAAAGTTGCGGTATTGCAAAATGCTAGGAGCTGACGTCTGCATCAACTACAGAAAAGAAGACTTCTGCAAGTGTGCTAAGGCTGAAACCGGAGGAAAAG GGGTTAACATTATATTAGATGTCAGTGGAAGAGATAACTTtcaaaagaacatggattgtcTGGCTAGAGGTGGGTCTCTTGTCATTTCAGGATTCAAGACTGGGAGTCTGGTGGAACTCGACCTTTCCTCTCTCATGAAGAAGGATATTAGTGTCATAG GGGCGGATATATGGAATCTAAATCATAGACGGATGAGTCAGCTTTGGTCTGATGTTGCAGAAAAAATTTGGCCTCTGATAGAAAATGGACGTATAAAGCCAATAATAGGTAAAATTTTCACCTTCGCTGAAGCTGCGGATGCACATAGAGCCTTCGAGGAGTGTAGTATTTTTGGCAAATTATTGTTAGTTCCAGAATAA